Proteins encoded in a region of the Panicum hallii strain FIL2 chromosome 3, PHallii_v3.1, whole genome shotgun sequence genome:
- the LOC112886956 gene encoding S-type anion channel SLAH2-like, with protein MEGATGNSTTPRAVPPLLADVEVSNLPGFDVTPTPSPRHQDAATPTTPSARPQPSPKKASRPGGLPMDRVTRRSEVVLPSLESPFQAPGYRTMQPVSISLPASPTGFGAPAIPAGLGGGAGGDPDGLRRQAMANAAARGEPQPSPPAAQDKHGGSVRFAHQPDKVVFRSQPIPGGQPAPPGSARAGRAGSRVMSRDKRYDSFKTFSGKLERQLTHLARAPEVHDDEEDGEDDAITTSRSTSMPKVDRFFAALEGPELDQLKSSEELVLPSDKKWPFLLRFPVSAFGMSLGVSSQAILWKTIATSAPTTFLHVGTKVNLVLWCISVALMCAITAVYALKVAFFFEAVRREYYHPIRVNFFFAPWIACLFLAIGVPPSVATELPRWLWYALMAPVLVLELKIYGQWMSGGQRRLSKVANPSNHLSVVGNFVGALLGASMGLREGPVFFFSVGLAHYSVLFVTLYQRLPTNETLPKELHPVFFLFVAAPSVASMAWARITGEFGYGSRVAYFIAMFLYASLAVRINFFRGFRFSLAWWAYTFPMTGAAIASIRYSTEVDNTFTKALCVALSAVAVLTVTALFATTLVHAFVLRNLFPNDISIAITERKMKPIIELHESQGEDGSTKSNDIEAGSAQ; from the exons ATGGAGGGGGCCACCGGCAACAGCACCAcgccccgcgccgtgccgccgcttCTCGCCGACGTCGAGGTCTCCAACCTGCCCGGCTTCGACGTCACCCCGACGCCGAGCCCGCGCCACCAGGACGCCGCCACAccgacgacgccgagcgcgCGCCCGCAGCCCAGCCCCAAGAAGGCGTCCCGCCCCGGG GGGCTGCCGATGGACCGCGTCACGCGCCGCAGCGAGGTGGTGCTCCCGTCGCTGGAATCGCCGTTCCAGGCGCCGGGCTACCGCACGATGCAGCCGGTGTCCATCAGCCTCCCCGCGTCGCCGACCGGCTTCGGCGCGCCGGCCATCCCCGCggggctgggcggcggcgccggcggcgacccgGACGGCCTAAGGCGGCAGGCCATGGCGaacgccgcggcgcgcggcgaaCCTCAGCCGTCGCCGCCTGCCGCGCAGGACAAGCATGGAGGGAGCGTCCGGTTCGCGCACCAGCCGGACAAGGTGGTGTTCCGGTCGCAGCCCATCCCTGGCGGGCAGCCCGCGCCCCCCGGCAGCGCCCGGGCGGGCCGCGCCGGCAGCAGGGTCATGAGCCGGGACAAGCGCTACGACTCGTTCAAGACCTTCTCCGGGAAGCTGGAGCGGCAGCTCACCCACCTGGCCCGCGCGCCGGAGGTgcacgacgacgaggaggacggCGAGGACGACGCCATCACCACCAGCCGCAGCACGTCCATGCCCAAGGTGGACCGCTTCTTCGCGGCGCTGGAGGGCCCCGAGCTCGACCAGCTCAAGTCGTCCGAGGAGCTGGTGCTGCCGTCGGACAAGAAGTGGCCGTTCCTGCTCCGGTTCCCCGTGTCGGCGTTCGGCATGAGCCTGGGCGTGAGCAGCCAGGCGATCCTGTGGAAGACGATCGCCACGTCGGCGCCCACCACGTTCCTGCACGTCGGCACCAAGGTGAACCTGGTGCTCTGGTGCATCTCCGTGGCGCTCATGTGCGCCATCACGGCCGTGTACGCGCTCAAGGTCGCCTTCTTCTTCGAGGCTGTGCGGCGCGAGTACTACCACCCGATCCGCGTCAACTTCTTCTTCGCGCCGTGGATCGCGTGCCTGTTCCTGGCCATCGGCGTGCCGCCGTCCGTGGCGACGGAGCTGCCGCGGTGGCTCTGGTACGCGCTGATGGCGCCCGTGCTGGTCCTGGAGCTGAAGATCTACGGGCAGTGGATGTccggcgggcagcggcggctgtccaAGGTGGCGAACCCGTCGAACCACCTGTCCGTGGTGGGCAACTTCGTGGGCGCGCTGCTTGGCGCGTCCATGGGGCTCCGGGAGGGCCCCGTGTTCTTCTTCTCCGTGGGGCTGGCGCACTACAGCGTGCTGTTCGTGACGCTGTACCAGCGCCTCCCCACGAACGAGACGCTGCCCAAGGAGCTCCACCCTGTGTTCTTCCTGTTCGTGGCGGCGCCGAGCGTGGCGTCCATGGCGTGGGCCAGGATCACGGGCGAGTTCGGGTACGGGTCCCGGGTGGCCTACTTCATCGCCATGTTCCTGTACGCGTCGCTGGCGGTGCGGATCAACTTCTTCCGCGGGTTCCGCTTCTCGCTGGCGTGGTGGGCCTACACGTTCCCGATGACCGGCGCCGCCATCGCGTCGATCCGGTACTCGACGGAGGTGGACAACACCTTCACCAAGGCGCTGTGCGTGGCGCTGTCCGCGGTGGCCGTGCTGACGGTGACGGCGCTGTTCGCCACCACGCTGGTGCACGCCTTCGTGCTCCGGAACCTCTTCCCCAACGACATCTCCATCGCCATCACGGAGCGCAAGATGAAGCCCATCATTGAGCTGCACGAGAGCCAGGGCGAGGACGGGAGCACCAAGAGCAACGACATCGAGGCCGGCAGCGCGCAGTGA